A window of Nicotiana tabacum cultivar K326 chromosome 24, ASM71507v2, whole genome shotgun sequence contains these coding sequences:
- the LOC142178028 gene encoding secreted RxLR effector protein 161-like: MKNIPYAYVVGRLIYAQVCTRPDIVFVVGMLRRYQNNPTIDHLRVAKKVLRYLQGTKDYMLMYNRLDNFEVIVYSDSNFVGCIDSRKSTSRYIFMLASGAISWRSSKHILTATSTMEAEFVSCIEATSHGVWLKSFISGHRIVDLIFRPLRIY; the protein is encoded by the coding sequence ATGAAAAACATTCCATATGCTTATGTTGTTGGAAGATTAATATATGCTCAAGtttgcactagacctgatattgtatttgttgttgGAATGTTGAGAAGATATCAGAATAATCCAACTATTGACCACTTGAGAGTTGCAAAGAAAGTGTTAAGATACCTTCAAGGGACAAAAGACTACATGCTTATGTATAATCGATTAGATAATTTCGAGGTAATTGTCTACTCCGATTCAAACTTTGTTGGCTGCATTGATTCACGTAAATCAACATCAAGATACATTTTTATGTTGGCCAGTGGAGCTATATCTTGGAGGAGTTCCAAACATATTCTAACTGCTACTTCTACTATGGAGGCTGAGTTCGTTTCTTGTATTGAGGCTACCTCACATGGTGTATGGTTGAAGAGTTTCATTTCTGGGCATAGAATTGTCGATTTGATCTTTAGGCCATTGAGGATATATTGA